The sequence below is a genomic window from Dermacentor albipictus isolate Rhodes 1998 colony chromosome 2, USDA_Dalb.pri_finalv2, whole genome shotgun sequence.
CTCCTGCTTGTGAAGGTGACAACCTGCCtcaaaaaaatgtttgttatGGTGTCATATTCCGACACAAGGAAGTGAACACTAACTTACCCTGAAGAGCCAGCAGCAGATGCCGCACCTTCTGATGTGCTGGGGAGcctatagaaaaaataaatatgttgcGATTTATGCCGTGCAAAAAACATGTTGTCTTCTTGCAATGCTATGAAAAGGAGCAAGACACATCACACTCATCTAGTACCCGAAAGCTTGGTTTCACACCTTGTTGCAGTTTTTAGACGTGCAGTCATTAAATAGGACACTTAAACGTTTTTTTCAGCACATTGCAATGCAGTGTTGAGTATGTGATTCACTTGAAACTGCACACCTGCGGTGAATCATGACAGCAACTAAGCCAAGATCTGTATGCACATAAAACTAATCCTCTTCTATGGGAGTGCAGCATAACAGTGCATAATAGAGTGGACGCACTCTTATACATGAAAGGCTTGTGGAAAGGGTGTATTGATATGGAACCTGTGATGCACCACAGCTAGGAAAACTGAAAATCACCACCCACCTCAATTCGTCTTCATCAATGAAATCATTGGGGCTGTCAGTGTACCTGCATTATATAAAGACATAGGATGTTACTACTATTGGTGGATAATGACACCACAATTAGTACAGCTtacatttcttgaaaaagcaTAGCAGCCGGGCTTGATATACAGCTGCACAGGTGAATGAAATGACAatgttgtaaataaactgtttcaCTGCAGTAACCGTTATGGTAAGCAAACAATGAGGTGCACACCTGGCCACCACACTCGGACTGGAAGGGCTGTTCGATGACATAGGAGATGGCGGAATGGAGCTGCACAAAAGCACAGATGCATAACAAATTAAATCACTTGAAGCTTTGTGAACTGAAGTTGCACTTATGGAAAGAAGACTTAACGTACACGTCCTCTTCTGGGGGCACATTTGATGAAGACCTGAAATATAAAATTTGAGCTGTTTTGATGCAATCCCTGCAGATTTCTCGCCAGGAAAAAGGTAATGTGAAAATTACAATAGCGAAGCTACCAGCGCAGCTGAAGGGAATACATTCTTAAAAACACAGATGCTTGGGCAGTCAAAGCAGGTAAAAAGATATTAAACACGAAAAAAGCGGCTTAAAAAATAGTGGTAGGATAGGTGACAGTAGTGAAGTTATCAATGCCAGGCTTGAGTTGGCGCAGATGGCTACGCAACTAAGTTgccttttttttacctttccgCATAATGTGGCGTGTGCCTCAGCATGCCATCCACAATGTCAAAAAGTGGCCACTTCGTGGGGACCTTTGCGGCCTCTCCTCCGGCGCCACTTTTCCGGGCCCCCTCCAACGCCGACACAATTTTCAGCCACCGATCTTTCACGTTTTTAAATTTTGCGGCTGCTTGCGGTCCTGCAGAAATGCCAATGTTTATCACCAAGAAAGGTTGCAAAATGAAAAGATGAGCCACTTGTTTGAGTGCTCAGGCGGCGCTGTACGAAGCGCGCAGCCTGGTACGACATGCGAACCGCTCAGGCAAAATCACCATGCCCGTAGGAAACCGAGATTCCATCTCATTTGCTCCGCAGCACACCGCTAGAGCACTCTAAACAAGTGTGCTCACCCCCGCACATTCCTGCCGACGTGAACATTCAGCGGAAGCTCagataaagaatgaaaacaaCTCACCAGTCAGATCGAATGTTTTGCCGATGATCACCCACCGGTTCATTTTCGCGTCCTTGTCTTTATAATCCGGATGGGTTTTATCGTATAGAAAGGGGAACAAGCGAACAGTCTCTAGAAATTGCTCCATCATATTCTGCCGGTTCAGATTCATTTTACACCGTGGATGCACACGAGCACG
It includes:
- the LOC135904707 gene encoding reticulon-4-like; this encodes MNLNRQNMMEQFLETVRLFPFLYDKTHPDYKDKDAKMNRWVIIGKTFDLTGPQAAAKFKNVKDRWLKIVSALEGARKSGAGGEAAKVPTKWPLFDIVDGMLRHTPHYAERSSSNVPPEEDVSIPPSPMSSNSPSSPSVVASCISSPAAMLFQEMYTDSPNDFIDEDELRLPSTSEGAASAAGSSGLSPSQAGAAAPDPGSAKRRAANGRSSRYWHGSHFLQYLNDNQ